GCCCGGATCCTGAGGTCCTGGTTCGTGAGCCTGTTTACAAATTCGCGACCGATTACTTCGCGGCCGCCACGGCGGGCATCTGGGTCCTGGTCGGGCTGGGAGGCTACCTTTGGCCCACCACGGAGCCCGGGGCGCATGCCCTCACGATTTCGCTCGGCGTCTGGGGACTCTACCTCACGTACCGGCTCTATTCCCGCCTGTCAGCGGCCCGTGTCCGTCGCGTCTAGTAGATGAAGCCCAGGACGCCACGCATCGAGGTCACCGTTCGGTAGTCGACGCGGTTCCAGCCACCACCCGGAACGCCCCACCAGTTCATCTCCGAGACCACGAATGAGCCGTCGGGGTTGACCGACTCGACATAGCCCACGTGGCCCTGCGGCGACGTGCCGCTGATGCCCATCACCATGACGGCGCCGGCCCGCGGTGTGGGTCCCTCGACGAAGCCGAACGCCCGTGCGTTCCACCACCACTCGTAGCCATTTCCCCGCCAGGGGATGGTGCGCTTGTGCGCCACCCACCAGGTGCAATAGCCATAGCTAAAGCCATTGCCGCCACCCGAGACGGGACGCACCGCCGGTGCTTGGTGGGCGCTCCCCATTGGCCGCGCGGCCAGCGGCGCCCGCTGCTGGGTCGTGACGACTTGGGTTGCCTCCGGTGTGGCGAGGACATAGATCATGACGGCCGCGCGAGCCTGGTGCGGCCTGGGTAGGTCCATCTGTTCGATGGGCGTCGAAAGCGGGACCAACGTGGCGGCGGCGGCGGCCGTGATCGGCCGTTGCGGCAGGGACGCCAGCGCGCCGAAGCCAAATGCGAAGATCGCTCCTCCCCCGACCGTTAGACGCAAGGTCACACCAACGGTGCGATTCACGGTCCAACCTCCTTCCCTCAGTTGGATCAGATGCGCCGCCTACGCCTGGCCGTAGAGGACGCCGAGTAAAGAGAGGGAGTCGGACCGTTACGTAACTAGCCGTGGCAAACCTTACTACAAAGGGTCCATGACTTGTCAAGCTGGCCAGGAAATCACGCGGCTTAGAAT
This genomic stretch from Candidatus Dormiibacterota bacterium harbors:
- a CDS encoding CHAP domain-containing protein — its product is MNRTVGVTLRLTVGGGAIFAFGFGALASLPQRPITAAAAATLVPLSTPIEQMDLPRPHQARAAVMIYVLATPEATQVVTTQQRAPLAARPMGSAHQAPAVRPVSGGGNGFSYGYCTWWVAHKRTIPWRGNGYEWWWNARAFGFVEGPTPRAGAVMVMGISGTSPQGHVGYVESVNPDGSFVVSEMNWWGVPGGGWNRVDYRTVTSMRGVLGFIY